A genome region from Natronosalvus rutilus includes the following:
- a CDS encoding molybdopterin biosynthesis protein encodes MARKEFRDLATPEQAHEAIRSLSLEGGIDRVPLSEARGRVLVTRVDAELDVPGFDRSSLDGYALRASDTFGADEADPARLELVGEVHAGEEPGLEVEPGEAVEISTGAVMPPGADTMVPVERTDLEDGTVLVRTSVAPGDNVMFAGADVAAGERALGPGTQLTPRETGLLSALGVDEVPVRSRPRVGIVSTGDELVRPGGDLESARGQIYDVNSYTVAAGVEEAGGEAVLYPHAGDDPAEMERVLREAAEGCDLVLSSGSTSASAVDVIYRVIEEQGELLLHGVSVKPGKPMLIGRLERSDSAGRSAYVGLPGYPVSAMMVFRTFVAPAIREAAGVPEPETATLTGRLAREERSEQGRHRLLPVGVTTDGDGEYLVYPVDKGSGATTSLVEADGVVEIDADTDYLEVGATLEVRLFSPDRRLPTLFGVGEDDPTLNRVLDRLVRPRYLPIGSRPALRRLRTGAPDVAVVAGPVEPDREPEGTELGSWDREWGLIVPAGNPAEVEGLESLVDRDLRFVNRTTDSGLRTSLGVALAELADERGQDRHDLTAAIDGFDLGLRAHESPARRVIAGEADVALGLQETAERLSLGFVSLGEQPVQVWAAADRIDKPGVRELKSALRKKLE; translated from the coding sequence ATGGCCCGCAAGGAATTTCGGGATCTCGCGACACCCGAGCAAGCCCACGAGGCGATTCGGTCGCTGTCGCTCGAGGGCGGCATCGACCGCGTCCCCCTGTCAGAGGCACGCGGCCGGGTACTGGTGACGCGCGTCGACGCCGAACTGGACGTCCCCGGCTTCGATCGCTCGAGTCTAGACGGCTACGCCCTCCGCGCGAGCGACACGTTCGGAGCGGACGAAGCCGACCCAGCTCGCCTCGAACTGGTTGGGGAGGTCCACGCCGGCGAGGAGCCGGGACTCGAGGTCGAACCCGGCGAAGCGGTCGAAATCTCGACCGGAGCCGTAATGCCGCCCGGGGCCGACACGATGGTTCCCGTCGAGCGAACGGACCTCGAAGATGGGACGGTTCTGGTCCGCACGAGCGTCGCTCCAGGAGACAACGTCATGTTCGCTGGGGCTGACGTCGCCGCCGGCGAGCGAGCGCTTGGGCCGGGGACGCAGCTGACGCCGCGGGAGACCGGCCTGCTCTCGGCGCTGGGCGTCGACGAGGTCCCCGTTCGTTCCCGTCCCCGCGTGGGAATCGTCTCGACCGGTGACGAACTCGTTCGCCCGGGCGGCGACCTTGAGAGTGCCCGCGGGCAGATCTACGACGTCAACAGCTACACGGTCGCCGCGGGCGTCGAGGAGGCAGGCGGCGAGGCGGTGCTCTACCCGCACGCGGGCGACGACCCCGCCGAGATGGAGCGCGTACTTCGGGAAGCGGCCGAGGGGTGCGATCTCGTGCTCTCGTCCGGATCGACGAGCGCGAGCGCGGTCGACGTGATTTACCGCGTGATCGAGGAACAAGGCGAGTTGCTGCTGCACGGCGTGAGCGTCAAACCCGGGAAGCCGATGCTGATCGGGCGCCTCGAGCGGTCGGATTCGGCGGGACGGTCCGCCTACGTCGGCCTCCCCGGCTACCCCGTCTCGGCGATGATGGTCTTCCGGACGTTCGTCGCACCTGCCATCCGCGAGGCGGCCGGCGTTCCGGAACCCGAGACGGCGACGCTGACCGGCCGCCTGGCTCGAGAGGAGCGATCCGAGCAGGGGCGTCATCGCTTGCTTCCGGTCGGCGTCACGACTGACGGCGACGGCGAGTACCTGGTCTACCCCGTCGACAAGGGGAGCGGGGCGACGACCAGCCTCGTCGAAGCCGACGGAGTCGTCGAAATCGACGCCGACACGGACTACCTCGAGGTCGGCGCAACACTCGAGGTCCGGCTGTTCTCGCCCGATCGTCGGCTCCCGACGCTGTTCGGCGTCGGCGAGGACGATCCGACCCTCAACCGCGTCCTGGATCGTCTGGTGCGACCACGATACCTCCCGATCGGATCGCGCCCCGCACTGCGGCGGCTTCGGACGGGAGCGCCCGACGTGGCCGTGGTCGCCGGGCCGGTCGAGCCGGATCGCGAACCCGAAGGTACCGAACTCGGCTCCTGGGATCGAGAGTGGGGGCTGATCGTGCCTGCGGGGAACCCGGCTGAGGTCGAGGGGCTCGAGTCGCTCGTCGACCGCGACCTGCGGTTCGTCAACCGGACGACCGATTCGGGGTTGCGAACGAGCCTGGGCGTCGCCCTCGCGGAACTCGCGGACGAACGTGGCCAGGACCGCCACGACCTCACCGCGGCCATCGACGGCTTCGATTTGGGACTACGCGCCCACGAGAGCCCTGCTCGACGGGTCATCGCCGGGGAAGCGGACGTCGCGCTCGGACTTCAGGAGACCGCGGAGCGATTGAGCCTCGGATTCGTTTCCCTCGGGGAACAACCAGTCCAAGTCTGGGCAGCGGCCGACCGCATCGACAAACCGGGCGTTCGGGAACTCAAGTCGGCCCTCCGTAAGAAACTCGAATAA